The genomic window ATGTCCGTCCGATCATTGACGCTACTTATTGTGCAATGGCCATGCAATGCGGTCTGACCGCAGCCATTGTTAACCCTTGCGATCAGAGGCTTATGGAGACAATCAAAACCTGCGACATGATTAAAGGCAATATGTTATATGCCGATTCCTACCTGGAGCTATAATTGATAGCCTCGTCTTGCAACGGCCTGGGGGAATTCTACGGAAAGGGGAATATACATGAATTTATATAGCACCATATTTGCAGGCGCCAAGCAGGCTCTCGATACTGCTGCCGAATATGTTGAAAAAGCAATCTCCTTAAAAGGAAGAGAGCATAAAGTTGCTTTTCCGGACACCGCTTACTCCCTGTCCCTTATTTATGCCATTACCGGCAAAAAAATAGGCACCCTGGGAGAACTTGAAGGTGCTTTAGACCTTGTCAGAAGCCTTATTGTGGAAAAAGAGCAGCTTCGAGAAGCAGAGAATGCCGGTATGGCAGCTGCTGTCTCTTCCGAAATTATTGAAGCTTTAAAGTATGTCATGGACGAAAAGCCCTATGAAGCTCCGTGCATGGGTTTTCTGACGGATGCGATTATCCGCGGCTGGGGTGTTGGTCTCGTAATGGACGATATCCCGGGGCAGGCGGTTATCATTGGTGAGTTTCCGGACCCCGAATCAGCCGCCAAAGTCATCAAAGAATACCAAGCTAAAGGGCTTTTAACCTTCCTTGTCGGTAAGGTCATCAATCAGGCCATTGAAGGCGGGGTCAAAGTAGGACTTGAGTTCAGGGTCATGCCTTTAGGTTATAACATGACCTCTGTAATCCACGTCGTTACGGTAACCATCCGCGCTGCCTTAATCTTCGGAGCCTTGACCCCCGGCGACTGGGAAGAATTCAAGCGTTATACCTATAAAAGATTGAAAGCTTTTATCAATGCCGTAGGCCCTTTAAGCAATTACAAAGTTGCTGCAGGCGCAGCAGCGATTAACCTTGGCTTCCCAGTTGTAACCGACCAGGATGTTGCCGAAGTCCCGATGAAGCTTATCACCCAAAAAGATTACGATAAAATGGCTGCAACTTCCCTTGAGATCAGAGGCATTAAGATAAAGATCACAGAAATTCCTATTCCGGTTGCTTTTGCTGCTGCTTTTGAAGGAGAGAGAATCAGAAAAGATGCTATGTTTGTTGAATTCGGCGGCAGCAAAACAGATTCCTGGGAGCTTGTTACGCAAAGAGAAGCCAGTGAGATTGAGGATCATAAGATTGTGCTCATTGGTGACGATATTGACACCGTACAGCAGGTACCCGGAAGAATGCCTCTGGCAGTACTCGTCGAAGTAGCCGGCAAGAGCATGCATTCAGATTTTGAACCGGTTCTGGAAAGAAGAATTCACTATTTTATGAACTATATTGAAGGCATCATGCACGTCGGCCAGAGAGACACCACCTGGATTCGTATCAGCAAGGATGCTTACGAAAAAGGCTTCAGACTACGCCATTTTGGTGAAGTGCTGTATGCCAAGATGCTGGACGAGTTTGGCGCAGTCGTGGATAAATGTCAGATTACAATTATCACTGATGCTGCCAAAGTCAAAGAAGTAAAGGCCCAGCAGGTGGTTTCCAAGTATGCAGCAAGAGACGAACGTATTGCCAGTCTGACTGATGAAAGTGTCGACACTTTTTATACCTGTATTCTCTGCCAGTCCTTTGCCCCTTCCCATGTGTGCATTGTTACACCGGAAAGACTAGGATTATGCGGCGCCGTAAGCTGGCTTGATTCCAAAGCTACTTTTGAGCTCGATCCAACCGGTCCTTGTCAGCCAATTACCAAAGGTCTTGTTGATGATCCCGTCAAAGGTATCTGGCAAGAAGTCAACAAAACCGTGGAACGGCACTCCCAAGGCGCTTTGAGCCAGATCACGCTGTATAGTTTACTGGAAGATCCGATGACTTCCTGCGGCTGCTTTGAATGTATCGCCGGCATAATGCCGGAAGCCAATGGCATTGTCATCGTGAACAGAGAGTTTTCCGGCGTATCTCCGGTAGGTATGACATTCGGCGAACTGGCTTCCATGACAGGCGGCGGCGTTCAGACTCCCGGATTTATGGGACATGGCAGACAGTTTATTTCCTCTAAGAAATTCATCTCAGCTGAGGGCGGTCCCGGACGTATTGTCTGGATGCCGAAAGAACTCAAGGAATTCGTTGCTGACAAACTGAATGCAACTGCGAAAGAAATGTATGGAATTGATAACTTTGTCGATATGATTTGCGATGAAACCATCGCTTCAGAGTCCGAAGCAGTCTTAGAGTATCTAAGTGAAAAAGGCCACCCTGCACTAACAATGGATCCGCTGATGTAGTTTAAGCAGTACTGTTATAGGACTGTCCTATCAGAAGGAGTATGGTGCAACATGTTTAAAGTAAAATTTATGCCTGAAAACACCGTTGTGATTGCCAAATTAGGTGAGACGCTGTTCGATGCGGCCCGCAAAGCTGGTATCTTCCTTGATGCGCCTTGTAATGGACTCGGATCATGCGGCAAATGCAAGCTAAAGGTTCTTAAAGGCAGTGTAAATTTTCGTAAAAGCCATCACATTACTGAATCTGAACTAGCACAGGGTTTTGTTTTAGCATGTAATTCCAAAATTAACGGTGATATCACTGTTGAGGTACCGGCGATCCAAACGTCCGTCTTAAGCGGTATGAAAGTTGAAGATTTGGCTGGAACAAAAGATCAGCATATCATCGACAGCGTTATTAACATGGCTGCCAAGAATCATATTCTGTTTAGCTCTCCAGTTCAAAAGGTCTATATGGAGTTAGACCTGCCAAGCCTTGATGACTGCCTCTCCGACTGGGACAGAATCCAAAGACATCTGCTTAAAAACAGCGCTTATCACAAAGTCGTCTGCCAACTGCCTATCCTCAAAAAAATCCCTCATATTCTAAGGGAAAATGATTTTCAGGCGACCGTAACGTATTTCGCAGAAACCAGCGAGCGAATCAGAGTCATTAATATTGAGCCCGGAGATACATCCGACAAGCTGTATGGGGTAGCTATAGATGTAGGCACTACATCTGTAGCTGCCATTCTGGTCGATCTTCATAACGGACAGATTATTGCCAAATCCTCTGCCGGAAACGCCCAGATCAGATATGGCGCTGATGTGATCAGCAGAATTATCCACTCAACCAAAAAAAATGGCTTACAGGAATTAACCAATGCAATTATCAAAGAAACAATTAATCCTTTGCTTAAGAAAATGAGACAGGAAATTGGTATTTCCAAAGACGCGATCAGCGTGATCGTCGCCTCAGGAAATACAACCATGATGCACCTCATGCTCGGGGTTTATCCGGACTATTTGCGGAAGGATCCCTATATTCCCGCTTTCCTTAGTTCTGAATACCTTAAAGCTGGCGACCTCGGATTAGAGGCTTATGCTGAAAGCATTATCTACATATTGCCTTCAGTATCAAGCTATGTTGGCGGAGACATTACTGCCGGCGTGCTCGCTTCTGGCCTGTGGTCGGAAGATCAAAATATTCTTTTTATGGACTTAGGTACCAATGGTGAAATTGTTTTTGGCAATAAAGACTTCTTGCTCACTTGTGCCTGTTCAGCCGGACCTGCATTTGAAGGCGGAGAAATAAGTTCCGGAATGCGTGCGGCACCAGGCGCGATTGAAAATATCAAGATCGATAGAAAAACTTTTGAACCTACTATAGATACAATTGATAATCAACTGCCGCTCGGCTTATGCGGCTCAGGGATCATCGACGCCATAGCCGAAATGTTCAAGGCAGGGATCATTGACAGCCGGGGCCGTCTGAACCGCCATCTGAAAACCCACCGTATCCGTTCTGATGAATATGGGATCGGCGAATATGTGCTGGCTTTCAGCAGAGAATACCATATCCCCAAAGATATCACGATTACCGAAATTGATCTGGAAAATTTTATTCGGGCCAAAGGTGCTGTCTACTCTGCCGTGGTCGTATTATTAAAAAGCATGGGTATGGATTATTCCGGAATAGACAAAATATATATAGCTGGTGGGATCGGCACGAATATCAATATGAATAACTCAATTACGATTGGGCTTTTCCCGGACCTTCCGGTCGAAAAGTTTGAATATCTCGGCAATAGTTCCTTGTTAGGCAGTTATCTGACTCTGCAAAGCACTGACGCCAGAAAAAAAGCCGAGGATATTGCCTCCCATATGACTTACCTTGAACTCAGTGCCGACAGCTCCTACATGGGAGAATTCATATCTGCCTGTTTCCTTCCCCACACTGAAATTGAAAGATTCCCAACCGTTAAGAACCAGCGAAAAATCGTCTAAATTAATGCTAAGCAACTGGATTGAAGCCCCGTCTGACAGGCATAAAAATAACTGTTAAGAAAGGTGATTTAATATGTGTGAATCTAACGCTTATGTTCTGACTCCTAATGGAGAGAAAATGGTTATGGAAAATGTTGCGAACATGAAGGTTGACTCTGGTAAGATCTTTTTAACAGGTTTATTGGGAGACGAAAAAACAATTAGCGGCATCATTCAGGAAATAAAACTCTTGGAACATAAAATCCTGATCACTGAAAAAGCGTAAAGGAATAGCACGTGCCTGATACACCTATGCACTATGAATATATTCGCGCGAAACTCAAAGACTGTGACCCTGTGGAAATATCCCGGAAATCGGGAGCAACGTATGACAGGCAAAAGCAAGAGTTTCGTGTTTTATTAATGGGCACAACTTATTTTGTCTCCTACCCTTCAGGGGAAATCTGTGATTCTGACGGTGCCAAAATTACAAACTTTCCGGTTCTAACATTAATCCTGCGTTACCTGGTCAACGCCAAGGGTACAGCACCTACCCAAAGGGACATCACCTATCGGGAAGTCTCGGGCGGACAGGTTTACTACCCGAATTTTTACGGCCGTTGTATCATGCGGCTTGCCAGGATGTTCGGCAAGGATTTTCCTGCCTTGGAACGCGGGATGCAAAAGCAGAATGCAGTGAAAACAACGTACGGAGACCTAAGTTATCGTTTTCAGTTTATTAACAATATTTATGTCACCTTTATTCTCTGGAACGGCGATGAGGAATTTCCAGCGGGAGCCAATATTCTTTTTGATGCCAATACACCAGATTACTTTAATGCTGAAGATCATGCTGTTGTCTGCGATATTGCGCTAAGCTTTTTGAAGGAACTTGCGAAGTAAATAGATCATTATAACATGAATCCAAACAAGCTAGACAAGGACGCTTCCTTATATTGAAACTTTTTTGCAGCTCCAAACAGCGATAAGGGAAACAGTCCCAGCGGACTATTTCCCTTATCACCTTGCTAACATCCAAAACGCCTTAGCTTTTCTGAACGTGGTCGCTTCGGCTTATACACCAGATATTTACTTTACCCAGCTCTGGCAAATCTTAACACCTTCGGCTGCATTCGTGGTAAATGCATCTGCACCAATTTGCCTGCAGGCTTCTTCTGTTACAGGGTTTCCGCCAATAATAATTTTGAGGCTGTCACGCACACCAGCAGCCTTCAATTCATCTACCGTCCTTTTCATCGCTTCCAGGGCTAGCGTCAGTACACCGCTCATCCCTACGATATCAGGCTGTACTTCTTTGACTTTTTCAATGAAGGCGCTTGGGCTTTGGTCGATTCCCAAATCAAAGACTTCAAATCCGGCTGCTTCAGACATGCTTCTGAAAATGTTCTTGCCGATATCATGCAAATCACCTTCGACAGTGGCCAGTACGATCTTGCCTACTTTGGCGGATTCGTCGCAGCCGATTACCGGTTTCAGGATATCGATGGACTGGGTTAAGAGCTCACCAGCAAAAATCAAATCGCCTACAAAGTATTCGCCGCTTTCAAACAGTTCGCCTACTTTTGCCATCCCCCGCTGGCAGGCCGTAACGACGGACTGAGCCTCTTCTTCGGTAGGTTTTGATGCAACAAAGTCATTCAGCATCCCCATCAGTTTATCTTCGTCTAGGTCACCTACGGCATTTGTTAACACTTTCAGATCAATCATTTATATTTCCTCCTTAAAATTAATAACGCAAAGCAATTATCAA from Dehalobacter sp. includes these protein-coding regions:
- a CDS encoding DUF3786 domain-containing protein, which translates into the protein MPDTPMHYEYIRAKLKDCDPVEISRKSGATYDRQKQEFRVLLMGTTYFVSYPSGEICDSDGAKITNFPVLTLILRYLVNAKGTAPTQRDITYREVSGGQVYYPNFYGRCIMRLARMFGKDFPALERGMQKQNAVKTTYGDLSYRFQFINNIYVTFILWNGDEEFPAGANILFDANTPDYFNAEDHAVVCDIALSFLKELAK
- a CDS encoding CooT family nickel-binding protein gives rise to the protein MCESNAYVLTPNGEKMVMENVANMKVDSGKIFLTGLLGDEKTISGIIQEIKLLEHKILITEKA
- the acsV gene encoding corrinoid activation/regeneration protein AcsV; the encoded protein is MFKVKFMPENTVVIAKLGETLFDAARKAGIFLDAPCNGLGSCGKCKLKVLKGSVNFRKSHHITESELAQGFVLACNSKINGDITVEVPAIQTSVLSGMKVEDLAGTKDQHIIDSVINMAAKNHILFSSPVQKVYMELDLPSLDDCLSDWDRIQRHLLKNSAYHKVVCQLPILKKIPHILRENDFQATVTYFAETSERIRVINIEPGDTSDKLYGVAIDVGTTSVAAILVDLHNGQIIAKSSAGNAQIRYGADVISRIIHSTKKNGLQELTNAIIKETINPLLKKMRQEIGISKDAISVIVASGNTTMMHLMLGVYPDYLRKDPYIPAFLSSEYLKAGDLGLEAYAESIIYILPSVSSYVGGDITAGVLASGLWSEDQNILFMDLGTNGEIVFGNKDFLLTCACSAGPAFEGGEISSGMRAAPGAIENIKIDRKTFEPTIDTIDNQLPLGLCGSGIIDAIAEMFKAGIIDSRGRLNRHLKTHRIRSDEYGIGEYVLAFSREYHIPKDITITEIDLENFIRAKGAVYSAVVVLLKSMGMDYSGIDKIYIAGGIGTNINMNNSITIGLFPDLPVEKFEYLGNSSLLGSYLTLQSTDARKKAEDIASHMTYLELSADSSYMGEFISACFLPHTEIERFPTVKNQRKIV
- the acsB gene encoding acetyl-CoA decarbonylase/synthase complex subunit alpha/beta, yielding MNLYSTIFAGAKQALDTAAEYVEKAISLKGREHKVAFPDTAYSLSLIYAITGKKIGTLGELEGALDLVRSLIVEKEQLREAENAGMAAAVSSEIIEALKYVMDEKPYEAPCMGFLTDAIIRGWGVGLVMDDIPGQAVIIGEFPDPESAAKVIKEYQAKGLLTFLVGKVINQAIEGGVKVGLEFRVMPLGYNMTSVIHVVTVTIRAALIFGALTPGDWEEFKRYTYKRLKAFINAVGPLSNYKVAAGAAAINLGFPVVTDQDVAEVPMKLITQKDYDKMAATSLEIRGIKIKITEIPIPVAFAAAFEGERIRKDAMFVEFGGSKTDSWELVTQREASEIEDHKIVLIGDDIDTVQQVPGRMPLAVLVEVAGKSMHSDFEPVLERRIHYFMNYIEGIMHVGQRDTTWIRISKDAYEKGFRLRHFGEVLYAKMLDEFGAVVDKCQITIITDAAKVKEVKAQQVVSKYAARDERIASLTDESVDTFYTCILCQSFAPSHVCIVTPERLGLCGAVSWLDSKATFELDPTGPCQPITKGLVDDPVKGIWQEVNKTVERHSQGALSQITLYSLLEDPMTSCGCFECIAGIMPEANGIVIVNREFSGVSPVGMTFGELASMTGGGVQTPGFMGHGRQFISSKKFISAEGGPGRIVWMPKELKEFVADKLNATAKEMYGIDNFVDMICDETIASESEAVLEYLSEKGHPALTMDPLM
- a CDS encoding cobalamin-dependent protein (Presence of a B(12) (cobalamin)-binding domain implies dependence on cobalamin itself, in one of its several forms, or in some unusual lineages, dependence on a cobalamin-like analog.); this encodes MIDLKVLTNAVGDLDEDKLMGMLNDFVASKPTEEEAQSVVTACQRGMAKVGELFESGEYFVGDLIFAGELLTQSIDILKPVIGCDESAKVGKIVLATVEGDLHDIGKNIFRSMSEAAGFEVFDLGIDQSPSAFIEKVKEVQPDIVGMSGVLTLALEAMKRTVDELKAAGVRDSLKIIIGGNPVTEEACRQIGADAFTTNAAEGVKICQSWVK